TTTGATTTGGTACAACTTTGAACATTTAAAGTAAACTAGAATATTGtttttacctattttatttaaagaaattcTTAGTGAGGAAAAGAATCGTCAGCAGGCGCATATCGaatattcgaaaattataatatgCTGAAGCCTGAAAATGATATAGCTACTTACATGGAAAATAATTTAAGTTAATATTTCTGGAACAAGCCCAGTCATATTTTTGAATTAGATACTTACTATACTTAGGTAATTCCAAAAATAGAACAACTTTCCTACTCGTACAAAAGTCATTGTTCCTTGTTTTATTCACCAGAACttgaaaattattaaaacaaaaatattcgtACATGGTGCTTAAAATGTTGTTAGTAGATGCATTTTGTTGTAAATAAGAGCTTCAAAAGTATTTTGTGATAACTATACAAGTATACATAATAGGTAGAtaggtaattaattttaaataaattattgttatatttaaagaACTATTCATGTATTATTTTAACTCCTAAAGCGTTTAAGTAACTAATTATGTTAATGAAAAacacattattgtcgaggcgaGAAAGGATGCAATAGTTGGCCAAGTGTAAATTTTAAACGGATGAACTTTGAAGTCGGCGTGGGGGCCTCATGACCTCGAGTACTGAAAAGGAtttaggccggagccccactgctgcgcacgctacatacgttttaatacaaaccgtgggcaagcccacgaaattttgtataggaacgtgggtcgtgtacatagcgtgcgcagcagtgagGCTCCGGCCTTAGAGAGTTCGTTTCAATTGTTAGGCATCAAATTATTTGTTACACGTTTTATAACTGCCCACTTAAGCAGTATCTGGCAGTACTATGGCTTATACTATAGTCGTACTGAAAACCAACGGTGCATTACCTACCTGCACCCCAGTAAACACTGTACCTAGGTCGAGCAAACACTGCCGTTACAAACAATATCCCTTATCAGTAGTTGACGGAAAGCACCATTGTTCACATGGGACTATACTCTTGCTGTTTACTAGTCCTCACATGGACGATGGCCTGTGCTAGAGTGCCGTTATATTTGAAAGATCTAAATGTTAACCCAGGGTATAAATCAGGTAAGTTTTTATGGATTAATTATGGACAGCATAACTCGTTGTTTATTAAGTTTTGATTAAAATCTGCTAGAGAAGATTTATTGAGAGGTAGGTCATAGCGAATGTCCTCTCGCTAAAATCTGGAGTAGAGCCCAATGGAAAGTCCAACTTAAATCATATgtctataatataaataatttataataaggtATGTGTGTATGTTAACGTGGAAAAGTCAGATATGTTGTCTGTAATAAAAGTCCCAATACCTAGTCAAGAATTACGAGTAGAAGCTTCCAATTTAGTTCAAATACCTATGGGAAATCCACTTTCAGTCTAATGTGGGGCTCAAAACATACTGTACTTTCCCAGAATGGAAACCGAACATCGGCCAACGGAACCCGACAGGCATAGAGTTCGGTGAGATTTCCCGCGGCTCGCTGCTGAAAATAATGGCAGAATTCGCGCAGAACGTGGAGCAGCGGCTGCGCCCGCGCCAGCAGTACGCGCGCTTCGACGCGCAATTCGCCAACAACAAGTACACCCGGCCCTACATATACCCAAAGTTCGGCAGAAACAACATAAACTAGGAGTTCGTTTcaactattatttttttaacccAGCACCGTTAACACTAATCAACTAGACCCAATGTCTTaacttaaatattgtttttatctAAACTACCTTTCTGCCGGATTTAATGACATCTTCCAGATATTCCGGTCAACCTATCCTGTGGGTATATCATACTTGGTACGCGTAGTGGGTGTTCCAACTTCTTAAGTAGTTAATTTGTATGAGAAGTGTAGTATAAGTGCGACAGGAAACCGGAAAATAAAGCTCGGCTTAGTCTTAAAAACtctttaacgcattcactgccaggtggcgtggcctaggaacaaacttgtatgacggtgaacgcacatgtgcgttaggggcagtgaatgtgttaaggctACATAGAGCAAATCTTTAGAACTATTCTAGAGTAGTAGAAGAAGATTCTAGTAGTATTCTTAGAGTTAGGCAGTGGgactaaataaaacaaatgtatttttatattttattttaattgaacatAAATAAGTACAATTATCCTTATATTACACAGTAAGTATTTGATGTCCCGTCATTTTCCTTATTAACAAATAACAAATTCACAAGGTCTCGCGCCGAATGTAGCGTATAGAAAACATTTGAGCCCAAATGGTACGCCAgtattaccacagaataaataatagcactaggtacagaagactcactctctaacaaatcgcgtctgttacgatcaggacagatatggtcgctaggtggcgacagcgtcacgcgcggcttatggctagccaccaaaattggtgtggatgtacttttagctacctacctagcaaagcgacgaaatcccggagtgagccacgcctggtattaCACATAAGTATTATTTGTCCTAAATGCTAGCAACAGCTTCTACCACCTTCTCCATAATATGAATCCCTTGCCGGAACACATCAACATGGATCCTCTCATCATGGGCATGGAGCAAAATGGGAGAGTTAAGTATCGGCGAGAAGTTGATGACAGGTACGCCCTGCTGGCGCACGAAGCGCGCGTCCGTGGTGCCGGGGCATACGTTGCAGAGGATGTCGAAGCCCCTGGAATGAATGCCGATGTGATATTAAAATAAAGGGCTTTATTTCAATCTTTAGAGTCATATTCTTTTAGTAAACTCCTTTTACAAAGAGACCATAATAACCCCGGCGATATCGCTAAACTAGGCAAATAGAATAAATAGCCAGATCTCTTGGATCCCAGGGCAGGGGTGGGTATGCCcctcaataatttattaaaaaagtacctacttataaatacGGGAATATGGTACGGGTTATACTCCGTGCATTTtaatttgcgttatttgacacattatgactgacgtttatagagatgtaactaacccaaatcgattgtcacagcaagcgattacgattggatggcaccaAGACTGAGGTATCGATTTGTGatgtataatgaatttttatttgagatttagataaagctagaattatatggtttttcCACAAGGTAAATGCATTTGTTAATAcgccgaccgagtaggtcgcacctatcgtcaaaattgaaactaactggggatctattttaaagtttatttatgttatttctgtgtcaaatttgttgtctgttaggtgacgataaatatatccatatttacagttaattatccaccttttccttatttttatttaaaaaaaaattaaaaattcatatcgatttacttaaacgactaccgattcataacagtggtgtccggccaaccctaaaataaaataaaaaagacgtagaacataaacgttcgcagtgcaattgtcttcctttgtgatttcgatgcgcaagacattttacgttgtattgctgttgtgagtgacatgtgtcaaataacgcaaattaGAATGCACAAAGTATAGATAACTTACATTTCTTTAACTGCACAGAGAAGAGCTGTCCAAAACTGATTGCTCTCGTCGATATTTGTGATCTTAACTGGGGCATTATCCCTAATGTACTCGAATGTCACATCTTCACCTGCTTCAGTACACCATTTCCTGATctgtttattataaaatgtgAACATTTACAATCGCAATCCGAAAAACATTTATGTtcatctctatcactcttgtcGTAATCGAATGGGAATGAAGTTAGACAGTTTAGGAATTCCGATGTGCGTAGCAAGTTCAGTGAGATGCTTGAATGATTACTTAAGGAATTATAATGGGTCATAAGAATCTTCTATTTATAAAGCAGTTCCGAATAGGCAGACAAAACAATACTGCTGTGCATCAGTTTAAACAGGTAAGGTAGTAAAAGCCTAAAGCTTGAAACTAgaaactatttttaaatttgaaggTGGTTCGCCTAGGTTACTCAAAACTTAACTCTCGCTAGATGGCACCACTTTTGCAAAAtttcaggttttatttttttgtgaaatggtcatggtatttgtatacttaaaagtatgtttcgcgcactctttaaataaatattgaactattaaaataaacattgaatacttCATTGTGCAAAAACCACCTTTTTAATTCGACGGAGTGTTGCTGTCACGCTTTTTCCTACTATTACTCATACATGCAAACAGTGTTTCCGTGATCCTTGTAGTAGACAATTTCACACAACGTAAGTATGTTGCAATAGCGTAACGGTATGTTCGTGGAAATACGTGCAAGAGGATTGGGGTTCAAGACTGGTGCGAGtaggtaatttctttttgtttattttagtctttttgtgttatcttacctttaacccttcaagtggcaaCGTCACTTTTCAGTCGTTGgaaattaaactttatattaattagtcaaatttgaaatttaattaaagtaatCGACCACGAGCCGGCGTCctgccacttgaagggttaaacgagcaattattatatatatatttttatttatatatttggatgatatcagaaacggctctaacgatttcaatgaaatttgctataaggggttggatctcttagctaggtctgatctgtgagaaaacgcgcatttttgagtttttatgttttctaagctttggtcggtctcccagatattcaatctcttcttcctcgcgtggggtccgcttggcatctaatcccagaattggcatgggcactagtttttacgaaagcgactgccctgaccttccaacccagagagttaacttattgggattagtccagtttcctcacattgttttctttcaccgaaaaataggtatcggtatataaataggtttcggtaaataggtatcaaatgatatttcgtaccaaatatcattggtacgagctggggttagaacccgcgacctccggattgcaagtcgcacgcgctttccgctaggccaccaccgctcccccagatattcagtattagttggtattagggtatgtgcggaaagagaagagtcgtagaatgtatgggctcccctacatttcaagactcttctctttccgcacagactctatcaataaattactttatcaacgttttcaaaaaaaatattcaatacctgattttcacagcttttagggttccgtacccaaagggtaaaacgggaccctattactaagactccgctgtccgtccgtccgtccgtctgtatgtcaccaggctgtatctcacgaaccgtgatagctagacagttgaaattttcacagatgatgtatttctgttgccgctataacaacaaatactaaaaacagaataaaataaagatttaagtggggctcccatacaacaaacgtgatttttgaccgaagttaagcaacgtcgggcggggtcagtacttggatgggtgacccttttttatagataatggtacggaacccgtcgtttgcgagtccgactcgcacttggccggttttacctaaaataaaatgaaaacatttatttaagtattttttttattttgaacatacatttttttcatatttgttatCCGTAGTAGTCCCTGTACctgaaagaaatataatataataaatcatgataggaaaaaatctctgatgtaagaaataataagtaataggaagaaagatgatgcaacaatatggattctaataatgttataatcgagttataatttacttacctgGTAGTAACTGTAATTGTGTTCTTCATTCATGGACAAAAAATCCATTATTTTCAACCACAGGAAAtattatacatttcttttttattgcagtgaggatgtcctgattgtaaaaatcaaagagattaggtagagtacaatttctaattatctttgtaaaaaataaacaaatacgcGTAGTCATTTGCTTtttgaaaataagaaaaattaaataaacatataaaaaaaacaatacgaaatttaggtgtaaaaaaattacaaaaagttatatcccagcatacaatgctggggatcgaaccgggaactTTCCGATTGAAAGCAAAAAAGCGACTGTTTGCAAAacacgccatgatagttcttagctaagctgacgaatttcgggtacttattctcgcttcagtcaattaagtacctgtcaacaaaattgcactaaacatgacggcactccaaattcgcgccgtggtcagcccggcaacgtcggaaatagtatggcaacgtcgcaaatgtatctgtacacgacatttgtgacacacacatacgtaaaattgatgaaaatttaactatgattattgcatgatttctgtatgaaacattgttttcctattaatttcgcgcaaacgaatattcgaaagtagataaatgcggaaatatttatgtactaataGTGTGTAGTGACTTAATGCAatgcgattgaattttgtatgtaaatCGAACCACCTTAAGAAAGGATTTTTTATCATTCAAATATCTCCGGCGTAAATACCTATGGCGTTAAAAAAATTTAAGAACGTCTTCGCGGACTAAATCGTGGGCATACGTTAGTATTGTAATTAGTTACCATGTCATCAAAAGCATCGTGATCAAGTGTTGGCGGTATCCTGATGTCAAAATAGACAGTAAGGCTGTCTGGTACCACGTTGATTTGAACGCCGCCCTGAAAAAAGTAGGGACACTGGATATGGAAGATCGACTAAATACTTGCTCGCTActtgaactttattttatttagaattacacggattagaaaaaataaataaaaaaggtcaAGAGCGAATtcgtaaatagtaaataaatatgtacctaatggtacggaaccagCCCAGCTCGTAGAtggccagttttttaataaagcGCCTTGTGACAATAGTTGTCGCCGAGTTCCTAGCAGTTACAAACTTTCGTAAGGCGTAAAATATTGGTTTGTTATCGTTTCGGGAAGTTATATTATAACTAGGTGACAGATAATGTTTAGAACGATAATGATAATGTGAACGAAATTTTATCAAGAATGAACGCatgtattgtaaatatatattaaatatcttGCTCATTAAAAAGTAGGTAGGATAAAAATAACGAGACGGTAAGAAATGAGCCTTGAAAGATAAGAATAGTCTGCGGGGCATAGTTTAGTAATCCCTGGCCTGTTTGTATGTACCTAAACTACAGTCAtagatatatacataggtatattctGTAtcgttaggtatttaaataaaagtaaacaaaatctgccCTCAAATGGcgccttaagccagttgaggatagatgaaaacattacattatcaaataaagtaggttaaagtcaggtcgttcagtgacggatctaggcggttttgtatttggtcggttaaaaatgtacaaattgttggTTTACTTTTatctaaatacctaaagatacggaGTATAGGTGTTATAATGGTACCTATAGTCACATATTTTAATCTCACCTCGATCTGTGTTAAATTGATTGAGACCAAGTCGCCAATCCACGTGCCTTGGGCTTGTTTTTCCACTTCTCCTGCCCTGTATTTCATAAATTTGTCCAATATGTAATGAagctaaaagaaaaaaaaaacattagtactagattttagtacctactacATAGCTGCATATGTTTGGGAATACAGCTAActcaaacaaaaaataatgctttattcaagtaggcctGCTTCATCAAGCTCTTTCGAATACATAGTTGTTTACAAATTATGTTATCTTTAACTAATTAAGCTGTGTACCTATCTAAAGGAGCTCGGGGCAACATATATGGGCAACATACCTACTCATAAGCTAGGCCTAGGCCATCAGCaatatcatatttttaattaattacttgTTATTAATAGATGACTCTTATGGCTTTGGCTTCTCTCAAATATAGTatcattctatagaacttgctaactatgttaacaaaccgccatattgaaactgtcactaAATCATGATttcagtatggcggtttgtttacatagactagcaagttccatagaatgaaaCTTTAGGTTTTATTTTAACTGTTGTTTTTTAGTGTAGGTACCTTTTCCCCTGCTGTGTTAGACAAAAGCAAAGAACCGTGTCCGGGGTTTCCTCTGCAAGTCACTTTTAGCTCTGAAATGTTAAGGAactgttaatttatttattttaagtaattgGAATTCGAttcacggctcgattcggaaaatgaattggatttctactagacttcaacaagttacgatacggataatttaaagatatttgtaagatagatatgtcaaatttgacgtttccgcgattctggaggtcctcttgaacgatttcgacaagttatgacttagatatccaagtcacatctagtcgatatctaatgtagatctagttgatctctaaatcgtctcaagatcttgtgattatctcgaaatccgaataggcctgttgcttACATATATTAGGTCTAACGGGAAAAAATTGTCTCAACTCTCAATACCTACACGATACCTGTATCGGGTGTGGCACTGACATATATGCTTTTAAATACCACCATTTTATTCTTATCAAATAATTACAAATTGCTAATTCCTAATCAACAAAGGATACAGTAGATTAAGTCGTATAGTATTCTTAAAAGAAGTCATAAAGTATTTCTCGAACCAAATAAACACTCTAAAACTGGCAACAAAGCACAAAGTGACATtttcctacctacctattgcaaTTTCACTAATGTTGAAGATTATCATAATCATAAACCTACTTCCACGTGGATTAACATCTGGACACCGTCGCGCCGACCAATCTAGACTTTTCCATTGCTAAATACTGTTATCTAGATCTTACTCATATTTAAGCATATTATTTCCCAAGTTTTGTCAACACAGTGACGTGTCAACACCGCCATATAACAAGTAGGTACCCTCGTGTAGTGCGACAGCAAAAATGTTAGGGACTTCAGTACTATGTCATAATAAAATTCAATGCAGGCCAGATGCGGTCCGCGGACTGCAGTTTTGGCAAACGTAGTTCCTATTTCACaagtaaaatatttgaaaacattAACTTACCCAACTACCGTTTTTCCAAGTTAGTTGAAATGTAGCCTACGTACAATATTATACAgtaagcagcagaagttgctaggtgggcgaggtgttcaaaattacctagaCACGCTCAACTTCTtcccttaacaataaagtcccGTCAGATCATTTTGGATACCTGGCCCccatagcaacttctgctgctgactgtacataaatacgTCACCCACTTTATTCAATAAGGTATagtgaacatacatacataaatagacTTCGAAAATCATAACCCTTCCCGTAGGTACTCAGGAAAAAAAAGGTTCTTATACAAAAACAATTTCGGCCCAAAcactttaaattaaaacaaaaaccatTAGTGACTGATGTGATTCCTACATTTTAGGGTTTACTTACGTCGGTTAGTTTTTTCTCCATTAAAAGCCCTAATGACCTTCGTGCTTATAGCAGGAGAGCTTTCGTCGAGTCCAAAGCCCACGTTCAAGGCCCTGAACTGCTCAGACTGAGCAAACGCTTGCATCCCATGCTCTCCACCAATCTCTTCGtctaaaaaaccaaaaaaacCTTAAATAATTCCGATGATGTAAATGTTAAGCTCATTCTTTATTCttattctcttcttcttcttattaTCTGTTTATCAAATCGGTTAGGTAATGTTAATAACTTGTTATGgaataaatgcaaaaaaaagttGAATGCAAAAATGTCTCATTTTTCTTAATGTCTTCAAATTGATCATCTAGCATCATTTTCTTTAGGAATTTTTCACTTTTTTTCTCACCGGGAACAAAGGACACATGGACAGTTCTCTTCAATCTGACACCAGCCGTCTTCAGTCTTCTCACAGCCTCTAAGTGGAACATTCCGACACTCTTCATATCCTGAGTGCCGCGAGCGTAAATGTAGCCGTCTTCAGATATTTTAGCTTCGAAGGGTGGATGTGTCCAGAACTCCTAAAAAAAAGGATTCATCCTAAATCGTTAAGTAATGTAACTATGCTTGTACTTAAAAGCAAAAGTTTAGCAAAATTATCATCGTCACCAGTTGTTCCCTCAATGATGGTAATCATAACATGATATCCTTCTGTTGAATATGAGGTACCTAGTCTTCCTTCACAGGCTTTTACCTAGACGGGCTACCGCCTTTGCCAAAAAACAGGCACGACGTCTATGTGTAAGTTGAGCAGTATGTCTATGGGAGCTGTGGCCCTGTGATCGATCACCATCGCAGGCTTCTTCAAAGATTGTACTGACTCTTACCTGAGTTCTACCTCATAAACAGATACGACATCCATGTAGGAGTTGAGTAGTAGGCTCCTACCTCATAAACAGGCACGACGTCCATATGTGAGTTAAGCAGTATGGCCGGGAGCTGTGGTTCCTTGCCCTCCCAGGTGATGACCACGACGGGCTTCCCCGGTATTAATTCATGGACTGCCACGGGCAGCTGCAGCTCACTGGCTTGGCGTTTCAGAAATTCCACACACTCGTCTGCAAAAGCCATCTATTTAAGTTAGTAAATAGGCAAAGATTTCTTAGTTTCAGCAGAGAGTAGTAATGAATACAAGGGTATATTAACCTCTATATAGTGCCGCGTGCCTTATTATTGTCATAGGTGTTGCGCTATTTAGGTACTATTTTTGCATTATATATAGATAGAAATAGCACTAAGATGACAGTTAAATGTTTACTAGCTCGAAAACTGTTTCAATCATTTGACTCACCTACGGATATTCGTAGtcgtataattaataaattaatcttATAATAAGCACAAGTATTACCACGAATATAAATGCAATTAATACTTATTGTgtgtgaaaatattatttacttacttaaaaatgattttaaattaattattaatttggaATATTTGGATAGTTACTTTCTtttagggcatgcagtaccggtcccggtaccaagaatttcatttcccggttctggggatggccggaaccgggattcccggttctacccggttctcaaggcatcttatgataatttgtaataaattgtttgtgttagcgtacaatctttataaatgacttattttcatataaataattgcggaattattaataaatgacttatttcatttaaaaaaaatacactttaATTGGCGTTCtaacctattttacgaaactTATGTAACCGGCATaaaagtaaggtaaacgtactagtgctcgacatgctaatgcccaacagataacaccttgctgtcatctctatt
This genomic window from Cydia splendana chromosome 9, ilCydSple1.2, whole genome shotgun sequence contains:
- the LOC134793507 gene encoding aminoacylase-1-like; this translates as MDSWENDEAIQRFREYLRIPSVHPDVNYDECVEFLKRQASELQLPVAVHELIPGKPVVVITWEGKEPQLPAILLNSHMDVVPVYEEFWTHPPFEAKISEDGYIYARGTQDMKSVGMFHLEAVRRLKTAGVRLKRTVHVSFVPDEEIGGEHGMQAFAQSEQFRALNVGFGLDESSPAISTKVIRAFNGEKTNRQLKVTCRGNPGHGSLLLSNTAGEKLHYILDKFMKYRAGEVEKQAQGTWIGDLVSINLTQIEGGVQINVVPDSLTVYFDIRIPPTLDHDAFDDMIRKWCTEAGEDVTFEYIRDNAPVKITNIDESNQFWTALLCAVKEMGFDILCNVCPGTTDARFVRQQGVPVINFSPILNSPILLHAHDERIHVDVFRQGIHIMEKVVEAVASI
- the LOC134793998 gene encoding uncharacterized protein LOC134793998, with protein sequence MGLYSCCLLVLTWTMACARVPLYLKDLNVNPGYKSEWKPNIGQRNPTGIEFGEISRGSLLKIMAEFAQNVEQRLRPRQQYARFDAQFANNKYTRPYIYPKFGRNNIN